In one Brassica oleracea var. oleracea cultivar TO1000 chromosome C9, BOL, whole genome shotgun sequence genomic region, the following are encoded:
- the LOC106315730 gene encoding uncharacterized protein LOC106315730: MRPAQDNQGSFLGRISIRRNQFTDVNTEQEQEDLELFQKHIADRFTELLTPPPPPQPPSDETDAVASVAATEQIMSVTWLRKLMDVFLCCEAEFKAILLMGRDPTQISKPPFDRLVPEMLDRSIKALDICTAVVNGIDSVRHYQRLAEIAVAALEQRPLGDGNVRRAKRALANLLIALSIEDKENVSSGGGGNKTVERSWSFGRRGGGSSAASKGGATIGQLKSSSWAVGRNWSAAKQIHAMTANLTPPRGNEAAGLPLPMFIMSTVTVFVMWVLTAAVPCQERAGLANHLPVPKHLNWAQSLVGIHEKIGDEWKKKEKKGSAGLMEEMTRMEKLGHSLIEFADGFHYPAEKEAAESAAAQVAEMAEICRRMEEELVPLQQQIREVFHRIVRSRAEILEVLEQAGKLSAPVV; encoded by the coding sequence ATGAGACCTGCGCAGGACAATCAAGGATCCTTCCTCGGCCGGATTAGTATTCGTCGCAACCAGTTCACCGACGTCAACACCGAACAAGAGCAAGAAGATCTCGAGCTTTTCCAAAAACACATCGCCGATCGTTTCACCGAGCTTCTCACTCCTCCACCACCACCACAACCACCCTCCGATGAAACGGACGCTGTTGCTTCCGTAGCCGCGACGGAGCAGATTATGTCCGTGACTTGGCTTCGTAAGCTTATGGATGTTTTCCTCTGCTGCGAAGCCGAATTCAAAGCGATTCTCTTAATGGGCCGTGACCCGACCCAGATTTCTAAACCGCCTTTCGACCGGTTAGTTCCTGAAATGTTAGACCGGTCGATTAAAGCGCTTGACATCTGTACCGCCGTCGTTAACGGAATCGATTCCGTTAGACATTACCAGCGCCTAGCTGAGATCGCCGTGGCAGCCTTGGAGCAACGTCCGTTAGGAGACGGTAACGTGAGGCGAGCGAAACGCGCGCTGGCGAATCTACTCATCGCGTTGAGCATCGAGGACAAAGAGAATGTAAGCAGCGGTGGCGGAGGGAATAAGACGGTAGAGAGATCGTGGTCGTTCGGTCGCCGCGGCGGCGGATCGTCTGCGGCGAGTAAAGGAGGAGCGACGATCGGTCAGCTGAAATCGTCTTCGTGGGCCGTCGGGAGAAACTGGTCGGCGGCGAAACAGATCCACGCAATGACGGCGAATCTGACGCCGCCACGTGGCAACGAAGCGGCGGGGTTGCCTCTGCCGATGTTTATAATGAGCACTGTAACGGTGTTCGTGATGTGGGTTTTAACGGCGGCGGTTCCGTGTCAGGAGAGAGCTGGATTAGCGAATCACTTGCCGGTGCCGAAGCATTTGAATTGGGCTCAGAGTTTGGTCGGAATCCACGAGAAGATCGGAGATGAGTGGAAGAAGAAGGAGAAGAAAGGATCAGCGGGATTGATGGAGGAGATGACGAGGATGGAGAAGCTTGGTCACTCGCTGATTGAATTCGCCGATGGATTTCATTATCCGGCGGAGAAAGAGGCTGCTGAGTCTGCAGCAGCTCAAGTGGCGGAGATGGCGGAGATATGCCGGAGAATGGAGGAGGAGCTTGTGCCGTTGCAGCAACAGATCAGAGAGGTCTTCCATAGGATCGTGAGGAGTCGTGCGGAGATTCTAGAGGTGCTGGAGCAAGCCGGGAAACTTTCAGCGCCAGTTGTATAA